In Silene latifolia isolate original U9 population chromosome X, ASM4854445v1, whole genome shotgun sequence, the following proteins share a genomic window:
- the LOC141621430 gene encoding zinc finger CCCH domain-containing protein 15-like produces the protein MQQEISSSVMSNLPRMSQLTGGVSEILTSKPYSSVFFDSDHYGVSLTPVTANSSDQSATATAAAVAAAFSRLLSQHNDLLNRYAFYMSKLQEAFKEAEILRQENTNLRFANRELSQQISVLLEAATFQEAATFSEPLASASCFSSGEKKTTEENEGGVWEERVENTSEGPTSVIEKENKKQQKVEEGRVSPPKSISVRSNDYLKMSPGGASCATGSSSEPKLKLKHGGSPKTRALSPVSGAQKVYVRGGSKKDGPIVLDVFNQGMFKTELCNKWQDTGDCPYGDHCQFAHGIKELRPVIRHPRYKTEVCRMILSGDSCPYGHRCHFRHALTLEEQLIYGLG, from the exons ATGCAACAAGAAATTTCTTCCTCAGTTATGTCAAACTTGCCGAGAATGTCACAATTAACCGGAGGTGTCTCCGAGATTTTGACCTCAAAGCCGTATTCCTCCGTCTTCTTTGACTCAGATCACTACGGTGTCTCTCTAACACCTGTCACGGCCAACTCTAGTGATCAAAGCGCCACTGCCACGGCTGCAGCTGTAGCGGCTGCATTCTCCCGTCTATTGTCACAGCACAATGACCTGTTGAACCGCTATGCCTTCTACATGTCTAAGTTACAGGAGGCCTTCAAGGAAGCCGAGATTCTCCGCCAAGAGAACACCAACCTCAGATTCGCAAACCGTGAGCTCAGCCAGCAGATCAGTGTCCTACTTGAAGCTGCTACTTTTCAGGAAGCTGCAACGTTCTCAGAACCTCTTGCCTCAGCTAGCTGCTTTTCGAGTGGAGAGAAGAAGACAACGGAGGAAAATGAGGGAGGCGTTTGGGAGGAGAGGGTTGAGAATACTTCAGAGGGTCCAACAAGTGTGATTGAGAAGGAGAACAAGAAGCAGCAGAAGGTTGAGGAAGGGAGAGTCAGTCCGCCTAAGAGTATTTCTGTCAGGTCTAACGATTATCTGAAGATGAGCCCTGGTGGTGCGTCTTGTGCAACTGGAAGCAGTTCTGAACCTAAGCTCAAGCTTAAGCATGGTGGTTCCCCTAAGACTCGCGCTCTTAGCCCTGTCTCTGGTGCG CAAAAGGTATATGTGCGTGGAGGGAGCAAAAAGGATGGTCCAATAGTGCTCGACGTTTTCAATCAAGGGATGTTCAAAACTGAGCTTTGCAACAAATGGCAGGACACAGGAGACTGCCCGTATGGAGATCATTGCCAATTTGCTCATGGGATAAAGGAGCTTCGCCCTGTCATCCGCCATCCTCGTTACAAGACTGAAGTCTGCCGCATGATCCTTTCTGGAGATTCGTGCCCTTATGGACATCGTTGCCATTTTCGTCATGCCCTTACTCTAGAGGAGCAGCTCATATATGGGCTGGGGTAG